One Fundulus heteroclitus isolate FHET01 unplaced genomic scaffold, MU-UCD_Fhet_4.1 scaffold_244, whole genome shotgun sequence DNA window includes the following coding sequences:
- the LOC110367670 gene encoding zinc finger protein 260 → MLPSYIKEASEEQNPDGYQLDVLHIKEENEIICTSQEEQLSLNEKTTRFPLTVVHMKRKEDEETTLFSYLPQQQKEVGVFPTSTSSDYIQGTMKDGNTYVDSIKVFVASENFNRKKGSHLNIHMRSQTGDKPFGCDTCDKNFSSKSGLKKHIKTHTEKKNFSCDACGKRYFIKSHLNVHMRSHTGEKPFGCNECSKRFSIKSHLNLHMRSHTGEKPFGCDACGKRFPSNSGLKKHMRSHTGEKPFGCDECSKRLSTKAGLEKHMRTHTGEKPYGCDDCGKRFSLLSNLKIHMRIHTGEKPFICDKCGKRFSFKSVFNRHTRIHRGEKPFGCDACGRTCSSNSELNKHIRSHMGEKPFGCNDCGKAFSIKSHLNIHKRSHTGEKPFGCDVCVKRFYIKSHLNVHMRSHTGDKPFGCDDCGKRFYIKSHLNLHMRSHTGEKPFGCDACSKRFSSNSGLKKHRRIHTGEKPFSCGHCGKRFSIKSHLSIHMTIHTGEKPFGCDDCGKRFSVKSHLNIHMRIHTGEKPFGCDICCKRCSSKSDLNRHMRSHTGEKPFGCDACGKRISSKSGLKKHIKIHAGEKPYGCDDCGKRFYVKSRLNIHMRIHTGEKPFGCDYCEKRFYIKSRLNIHMKIHTGEKPFGCEVCGKRCCLKSDLNRHMKIHTRAVILLEKQDKMR, encoded by the coding sequence TGTTGCCTTCATATATTAAAGAGGCCTCTGAAGAACAGAATCCTGATGGGTACCAGCTGGATgtcctccacataaaggaggaaaatgAAATAATCTGCACCAGCCAGGAAGAACAACTGAGCTTGAATGAAAAGACTAccaggtttccattaactgtTGTTCATATGAAAAGGAAAGAGGATGAAGAGACGACTTTATTCTCTTACCTTCCTCAACAGCAAAAAGAAGTCGGAGTATTTCCAACCAGCACTTCATCTGACTATATACAAGGGACAATGAAAGATGGTAACACATATGTGGATTCAATAAAAGTTTTTGTAGCTAGTGAGaattttaacaggaaaaaaggatcacatttaaacatacacatgaGAAGCCAAACAGGAGATaaaccttttggttgtgatACATGTGATAAAAATTTTTCCTCAAAGTCAGGCTtaaagaaacacataaaaacccatacagaaaaaaaaaactttagttgTGATGCTTGTGGAAAAAGATATTTCATcaagtcacatttaaatgtacaCATGAGaagccacacaggagagaaaccttttggcTGTAATGAATGTAGCAAAAGATTTTCCATCAAGTCACATTTAAATTTACACATGAGaagccacacaggagagaaaccttttggttgtgatgcATGTGGTAAAAGATTTCCCTCAAATTCAGGTTTAAAGAAACACATGAGaagccacacaggagagaaacctttcgGTTGTGATGAATGTAGTAAAAGATTGTCCACAAAGGCAGGTCTAGAAAAACACATGAGAACCCATACAGGAGAAAAACCTTATGGCTGTGATGATTGTGGAAAAAGGTTTTCGCTTTTGTCAAATTTAAAGATAcatatgagaatccacacaggagagaagccctTTATTTGTGATaagtgtggaaaaagattttcctTCAAGTCAGTCTTCAATAGACACACAAGAATCCACAGGGGAGAGAAGCCTTTTGGTTGTGATGCTTGTGGGAGAACATGTTCCTCAAACTCAGagttaaacaaacacataagaAGCCACATgggagagaaaccttttggttgtAATGATTGTGGAAAAGCATTCTCCATCAAGTCACATTTAAATATACACAAGAGAAGCCACACAGGAGAAAAACCTTTTGGCTGTGATGTTTGTGTTAAAAGATTTTACATTAAGTCACACTTAAATGTACACATGAGAAGCCACACAGGAGATAAACCTTTTGGCTGTGATgattgtggaaaaagattttataTCAAGTCACATTTAAATTTACACATGAGAAGTCACACGGGTGAaaaaccttttggttgtgatgcATGTAGTAAAAGATTTTCCTCAAATTCAGGTTTAAAGAAACATAgaagaatccatacaggagaaaaACCTTTTAGTTGTGGTcattgtggaaaaagattttccaTCAAGTCACATTTGAGTATACACATgacaatccacacaggagagaagccttttggTTGTGATGATTGCGGAAAAAGATTTTCCgttaaatcacatttaaatatacacatgaggatccacacaggtgagaaaccttttggttgtgatATATGTTGTAAAAGATGTTCCTCAAAGTCAGACCTAAATAGGCACATGAGAAGTCACACAGGTGAAAAACCGTTTGGTTGTGATGCATGTGGTAAAAGAATTTCCTCAAAGTccggtttaaaaaaacacataaaaatccaTGCAGGAGAAAAACCTTATGGTTGTGATGATTGTGGGAAAAGATTTTACGTTAAGTCACGTTTAAATATACACATGAGgatccacacaggtgagaaaccttttggttgtgatTATTGTGAAAAAAGATTTTACATTAAATCACGTTTAAATatacacatgaaaatccacactggagagaaaccttttggttgtgaGGTGTGTGGTAAAAGATGTTGCTTAAAATCAGacttaaacagacacatgaaaatccacacCAGAGCTGTGATCCTTCTGGAAAAACAAGATaagatgagataa